The Actinomycetes bacterium nucleotide sequence GAGGTGCTCCCGCTGATCCGGCGCAGGCTCCCCGCCGCGGTGCTTCGGATCGTGGGTCGCGGCGCCGAACGAGTCGACTGGGTGGCGCCGGTTGCCGGTGTCGACCTCGTTGGCGAGGTCGATGAGATCCGACCCGAACTCGACCGGGCCGACGTGTCGGTGGTGCCGATCCGGGCCGGGGCTGGCACTCGCCTCAAGGTGGTCGAGGCGCTTGCACACCACATCCCGTTGGTGACCACCACGGTTGGCACCGAGGGAATCGACGTGGTCGACGCACAGCACGGCCAGATCGCGGACGACGAGCGCACCTTCGCCGATGCCTGCCTGCGGTTGCTCACCGACGGGGCCCTGCGCCAACAGATGGCGGACAGCGGTGCGGAACTGTTCGAGCAGCGCTACACGTGGGATGCGATCGGCCAACGCGTGGCCGAGCTCGCGCTCGAGGTCGGTGGCGAAGGCGACCGGCCCGCGAGCTGATTCAGTCAGAACCCGAGCGGGGGCGCACGACAGCGGGGGAGTGGCGGAAGAACTGCTCCACGTCTCGTTCGTAGCGGTAGGTCGTCGAACTGCCCACGACATCGCGCAGGCGGGTGGTCTCGACGAAGTCCCGCACGGCCTCGGCGGAGGTGTACTCGTACTCGAACCCGGCTGCCGTCAGCTTCGAGTTGTCGACACCGCGGCCGAAGCGCAGCAGGTCGAGGTACTCCTGGGGCAGATCGACCCCGAGCAGCTTCAGCGGTGAGGTCAGAAGGCCGGTACCCACGGGGAGGATCGGCACCGTGCGCTTGTGGCACATCGCAGCGACCTCGGACCAGGGCAGCAGGCCGTCGCCGGCCACGTTGTAGACGCCGGGTATCTCGTTGCGCAGGGCGAAGATCATCGCCCGCACGACGTCGTCTTCATGGACGAACTGGAAGCGCGGGTCGAACCCGAGGATGGATGGCACCACCGGCAGTCGCAGGACCCGGGTGAGCGGGGTCTCGATGTCGTCGCCGATCACGTTGGAGAACCGCAGCAGCGAGACGTTGATGTGCGGGTTGTCCTCCGCGAAGTCACTCACGTAACCCTCGACCGCTTCGAGGCTGCGCTCCACCGGGCGGCTGGCGGTGCGTGACCGGGGCGTGGTCTCGGTGAACCACACCGGGTCCTCCGGTGCGCAGCCGTAGATGACGGTGGACGACTTGACCAGCACGTTGCGCACGGTCGACTCGGCGCTGGACGCGGCCGCAAAGAGGTTCATCGTGCCGATCACGTTGATCTCGTGCATCTCCCGTTTCGACATCAGGGTGGGGTCGACCACGAGGAACGTGTGCACGATCGTGTCGACCTCGGTGGCCTTCACGATACGGGCGAGCGTGGAGTAGTTGGCATCGACGCGGACGTACTCGGTGCGTTCGAGCTCGACTGTGGGTTCGGTGGTGTCGAGCCCGACGATCACCTCGACCGACGGATCGGCTTCGAGCGCCTGGGCGGCCAGTCCGCCCCAGAAGGTGCCGAGTCCGGTAACGAGAACCCGCTTGGGTCCCCTCGATGCCGCGGTGCCGTTGGTGTCGCTCATCCGAACCACACCGACTCGCGGTTGCGGAGCATCTCGTACAGAGCCGACTGGATGTGGTCGCGGATCGCCTCTGACTCCTCCATCACCCTCGAGCGGCTGTAGCGCTCCTGGTCGGGTGGCACGTCGAAGTGGACCGGGTCGAGCACCTTGAGGGTGAACTTCGCGGGGAAGTAGCCCGCCACGCCGAGCGGGCCGAGGGCCAACATGTTGGCGGTCACCGGCGCGTAGGGGGCGCCGATCACCTTGGCCAGGCCCGGGATGTGCGCCAGGGTCGGCATGGCCTCCTCGGAGCCGACCACCGCGATGGGCACCACCGGGACTCCGGCGCGCATGGCGATCTCCACGAAGCCACCGCGGCCGAACCGACGTAGCTGGTAGCGCTCGTCGAAGGTCTTGGCGGGGCCTTTGGAGCCCTCGGGGAACACGAGCACGAGCTGGTCCTGGTCCTTCAGCAGGCGGTAGGCGTTGTCCGGGTGGGCGGGCAGCCCACCGAGGCGCGACCACAGGGTGCCGATCACTGGCATGGAGCGGAAGTAGTTGTCGGCGAGCCCGTAGACCGGGCGCTCGAGCTCGGTCTCGATGCCGTGCATGATCACCGGTGCGTCTGCGGGGATGGCGCCCGCATGGTTGGCCACGAGCAACGCCCCGCCGTCGGTGGGAATCTTCTCGAGGCCGTGCCAGTCTGCGCGGAACCACTTGCGGTACAGCGGGTCGTACATGCGCCTGGCGATGGCGCGCATGCTCTCGGAACGACCCCATTCGTCGACATCGGACAGCCTTGGATCGTCGGCGGGCCCGGGCTCTTCCTCGCGGGGCACGAGGATCAGTTCGCCACCGCGCTTGGGGGCGTCGGCGTCCAGCTGGACAGCTCGACCCGCAGCTGCGGGTCGGCCCTGGTCGGGCGCGTGCGCCTCATCTGGTGTTTCGGGGGGCGGGGCCCCTGAATCGGCGGCCATGACCGCAGCCTAGGTCCGTGCGGGCCGGGTGTCAGCATGCCGGTGCGCGTCGGGTCTGACGCCGGGGCGGCGCGCTCAGGGTGCGGCAGCGAAGGCGACCAGCTCGTCGTGGAGACGATGGATCTTCGACGAGTATCCGGGGTCGGTCGCCCAGATCCCGTTGCCGAAGTTGCCCCAGCTGGCGGCAGAACCCTTGTTGACGAGATCGAAGCGCGGATCGACCAGCGGGTTGCTCAGGGTCTGTCCGGTCACGCTGGGGTCGGCGTAGGCCCGCAGGTGCTGGATCTGGGCACGTACCCCGGCGCGTGCGTGGGGGAATGCTGCAGATGAGCCTCCGCCGTCGACTGCTCCGATTCCCGAGAAGTTGTTGTGGTGCATCGGCATGCGCGCGGAGAAGCGGAGCCAGCCGGTCTCGACCATTGCCTGCACGAACGCGAGGTCGCCGGCGACGCCTTCGGCGTTTCCTTCCTCGATGAACATGGCGGCGAGCTGTTCAACCGGAACCGATGCAGAGCCTCCGGAGCCCTTCGTGTGGAACCAGGTGGCCATGTCGGCGGCGGACACGGCGGACTGGCCCATGACCGGCTTGGAGGCGGGGGGCGCGCCGCATGCTGCGGTGCTGAGTGTGACCATGGCGGCGACGAGGAGGGCGGGACCACGAAACCTGCTGCGGTGAGTCCTGTTCGGATACATCCGATAATATTGCGGATTTGTTACAAACATTGCGATGGGATGATGTCCCAGTGTCATCTGAATGACGCTCAGGTCGCATGGGGCTTGCGCCGCCAGAAGGCGCTGTCACAGGGGGATGCGACGATTGGCCCATGTCGAGGCCGCAGCTCACCGTCGTCACAAGGGATCCATCCAATAGCCACCGCCGGGCCACTGCCGCCACGGCACTGGAGTTCTCCGAAACCGTGCGCACTGTCGTGGCCCTGTCGCGCAGGGGAAGGCTGGTGGTGCCGGTGTTTCGTTCCCCGCCTCGTGTTGAGGATGTCGACCGGACGATCCGGTGGCGCTCCGCCAGGTCGCCCGTGGTCGCCATCCGCCGGACGGGCCGCCCGCTTGCCGCCATCCAATCCGACGTGATCGAGGCCGTGGTGGTGGCCAACGACCTTCCGCGTGACCGCGCCGATCGCTTCCGGCACGCCGCATGGTCCGCGCTGCAGGGCACCGGTGGCTCACCGCAGCGCATGGCCCGGGTCGACACCGTGGGTGACCGCGACGAGCCCGCAGGTGGCGATGCTCCCGGCTCCGAGAGGGTGGCCTGACCGATTGACCTTCAGTTGCATCTGCCGGCACTCCTGTCGGTGCCTCGGTCCACGCGCTCCACGGCCATTGCGACCCATCGGCTCCACGACGCGGAAGGTCGTGGCTCTGCCCGTAGTTGCTGACAGGATGGGGCCAGGATTTCCGACCCGCCCGGGTGGCGTAACTGGCAGGCGCAGAGGGCTTAAACCCCTCGGACCCCCACAGGGGTCGTGTGAGTTCGAATCTCACCCCGGGCACCACACCCAGGCAGTCAGGCTTCGTGCGACGCAGAACTGAGGGGATCGCGCCAACGGTGGGCGCCTGCGCGGCAGGACGCAGTGCCCGGCCGAGCCGCCGCACCGGTGGCCGTAGGGCTGGCGGAGGATCCGTTCGGCCGGTTGGCGCTCGAGCTCGCAGGCACAGCATCCTGGGGCTCACCTCCGGCCGTATTCGGCCGATTCGGCCGATTCGGTCGCGATTCGGTCGTGAATTTCGTTGCCATCGGAGCGCGATGGCGCGGTGATGGCACCAGCACGCTGGCTTTCCCCGTCGGTGTGCTCCCATCCTCCGGCGAGGAGGGGCCAGCCGGAGCCTCCGGGCCGTCCGGTCGACGTAACACCACACGCGATCGGCCGGACGGCACCGGGGAGAATTCCCTGCGCACGGGGATCGAGAATCCGCGCCGGGGTGGCGACGGGAGAGGAGATCCATCGGTGTCCCAGGTGGCGGAGCTCAACCTCGCGGCTGACATCCTGGTGCCGGAGGCCTACTGGGGCCAGTCGGTCGACGGCCTGCATCCGCTGGACTTCACCCAGTTCGCCGCCTACCTCCAGGCCGAGCTGGTCGGCCTCGGGATTCTCTGAGCGAAGCTCGTCGGGGATTGCGCTACTAGACGCAGCCCTCGTCGTCTCCCCAGAACTCGGCCGAGCCGACCTTCACTTCGCTGACCAGGTCGTCGGTGAGTGTGTAGGTGATGGCACGGCTGTCGTCGCGGATCGCCGCGACGTCGGAGTATGAGCCCAGCAAGCCAGCGGTCGGTGCATCCCAACCATCGGCGCGGTCGACCACGAGGTCGCTGCCGTAGACGCGCTCCAGCGTGGCCAGGTCCGTGCCCACCCCGATCGCGGAGGGTGACCGGTATGCACTGGAGCGGGTTCTCACGTCGACGACCTCCCACGAGCCACCGGTGAGGGTGGCTGTGCCGAAGATGTTGCCGAAGTCCCAGTAGCCACATGGTGGGAACTCGCTGTCCACCTCGGACTCGGACAAGCCGTCACCGGGACCCATGCCTCCGATGCCCTCGAAGGCGATGAGGCTCGAGGTGGCGGCGGGCGCGGCGCTGGTGGGCAGCGGGTCTGTGGCCGGTGGGGCCTCGCTGCTCGAGGGCCCGTTGGCCGTTGTGGAGCTGCTGATGCCCGCGGTGGTTGTCGTGGGACTGGTCGTCGCCGCTGACTCGGCGGGCGAGTCATCGTCTGTGAAGAACATGAAGGCGGCGAGGCCAAAGCCCACGGCGGCGAGCACGATCGCCACCGGCAACGCCTTGCGCTCCCATCCGGAACCACGGGCGTCCGGCTGGGTCGGGGTCTCGCCGGCGCCGGTCATGTTTCCAGTGTGCGGTGGGTGGCCCCAGATGCGGTCAAAAGGTCACAGGGCGAGCATCTTCGGCATCGGCAGGTCCGTGGGCGAGAGGATTCCCGGCTGAGCAGCCACCACCGACGGGATCGCGTTGAGGGCCTTGGTTCCTGTGGCCCATGCACCTGTGAAACCGGGGGAGTCGTACAGCTCGTGGGTGATCCGGCTGCCCGGTACGCCGCGCACATCCACGTCGATCCAGCCGTGGCGGGGGCCGTCGGCCAGCCATGAGTCGCGCACGTAGTCGGTGCCGAGGAGGAATCGGATCTCCATCGATGCCACGGGGCGACCGCGGTCGGTGGTGGAGGCAGTGAGCAGGAGTCCGGCCATCGTGCCCTTGCGCACCTCGATCTTGCCGTCGTAGTCCTTCGTGGCCGGCTCGAACTCGTAGGTGAACGAAGTGTCGTCGTGGGCGAGCCCGAGTTCCTCGCACAGCAGGTCGGTGATCTCGTGCAGCGTGCGGGCGAACACCGAGTAGACGCCGCTCGGTCCCTCTGAGAGTTCGTCCTCGGTGCGGCCGAAGCCGAACATCTCGAGGAACACCGCGCTGAGTGTGTCCTGGGGCTCACAGGTCCTGATGTGCACGGAGTCGATCTCGGAACAGATCGATGACGCAAGCAGCGCGAGCTCGTAGCTGAAGCCTGGGTTGAGGCCCGTGCCGTACAACGAGGCTTTCCCGTCATGGCATGCCCTCACCAGTTCGGGGTGGCTCGAGCGCTTGTCGGGGTGCCAACCCGCCATGATGCTGATCACGTCCTTTCCCGCATCCAGCATCGTGATGACCTCGTCGTAGCGTTCCATCGGCGGGTTGTAGAGCACCACGTCGGCATCGAGGGCGAGGGCTTCGGCGCCGTCGGTGGTGGCGACCACGCCGATCGGATCGATCCCCGCGATCTCCCCGGCGTCGAGCCCGGCCTTCTCCTCGTGGTGCACCACGGCACCGACGAGCTCGAGCCAGGGGCACTGTGAGATCGTGCGGATCTGGTGGCAGGCGATGTCGCCCGTGTACCACTGGATGACCCTGATGGGCTCCTGGCGGTCTGTGTCGTCACCTCTTGACATGGGTCCCCCTGGAGTGCTCAACGCATCCTCGCGTAGGTCGGTGCCCCGCTGGCGCGCCGGAACGGTGTTCCGGTACTTTCTGTGGTCACGGCAGCGCTGAGCGGCGCGGTTCGATTGGGGATGCGAGGGCGAGATGACTGGGCGACCTGGGATGACTGGATCGAGCCGAGGGCGGCTGCGCGGAGCTCTCGTGGCCACTGCCGCGGCTGCCGTCGCAACACTGCTCGGCACCGCCTGTGCGCCCGAGGTGCCGACAGACCCACCGCCACCGGCGGCCGAGGGCCATGTCGGCCAACGGCGGGTGTCGGTCACCCTCGCCGGCGGTGCCGCGTACT carries:
- a CDS encoding NAD-dependent epimerase/dehydratase family protein; this encodes MSDTNGTAASRGPKRVLVTGLGTFWGGLAAQALEADPSVEVIVGLDTTEPTVELERTEYVRVDANYSTLARIVKATEVDTIVHTFLVVDPTLMSKREMHEINVIGTMNLFAAASSAESTVRNVLVKSSTVIYGCAPEDPVWFTETTPRSRTASRPVERSLEAVEGYVSDFAEDNPHINVSLLRFSNVIGDDIETPLTRVLRLPVVPSILGFDPRFQFVHEDDVVRAMIFALRNEIPGVYNVAGDGLLPWSEVAAMCHKRTVPILPVGTGLLTSPLKLLGVDLPQEYLDLLRFGRGVDNSKLTAAGFEYEYTSAEAVRDFVETTRLRDVVGSSTTYRYERDVEQFFRHSPAVVRPRSGSD
- a CDS encoding acyltransferase family protein; this encodes MAADSGAPPPETPDEAHAPDQGRPAAAGRAVQLDADAPKRGGELILVPREEEPGPADDPRLSDVDEWGRSESMRAIARRMYDPLYRKWFRADWHGLEKIPTDGGALLVANHAGAIPADAPVIMHGIETELERPVYGLADNYFRSMPVIGTLWSRLGGLPAHPDNAYRLLKDQDQLVLVFPEGSKGPAKTFDERYQLRRFGRGGFVEIAMRAGVPVVPIAVVGSEEAMPTLAHIPGLAKVIGAPYAPVTANMLALGPLGVAGYFPAKFTLKVLDPVHFDVPPDQERYSRSRVMEESEAIRDHIQSALYEMLRNRESVWFG
- a CDS encoding glucosaminidase domain-containing protein encodes the protein MVTLSTAACGAPPASKPVMGQSAVSAADMATWFHTKGSGGSASVPVEQLAAMFIEEGNAEGVAGDLAFVQAMVETGWLRFSARMPMHHNNFSGIGAVDGGGSSAAFPHARAGVRAQIQHLRAYADPSVTGQTLSNPLVDPRFDLVNKGSAASWGNFGNGIWATDPGYSSKIHRLHDELVAFAAAP